One window from the genome of Mumia sp. ZJ1417 encodes:
- a CDS encoding oxygenase MpaB family protein has protein sequence MARTDPSPPRGRDRFRRDAWPRVIATLDPVDDFERISVINARYEFPWDIQQALSFALFRTFAVPSIGVLLHETHEFTARTQKRHDDTVLVLDAVIEHGLESPGGRGAVRRMNKMHGSYDISNDDMRYVLATFVVTPVRWIADYGWRELSRAEVEASTRSYTRMGELMGIKDIPASYEEFETLLDDYERKNFAFDARSREVADATLDLLCSYYPKVLRRGVEVFSRAIMDDHVREAFGYATPPRAVVALSRGALKLRGRLLRLAPPRSKPSRPEDRGVVRTYLPGGYRIEDLGTHVE, from the coding sequence ATGGCGCGCACTGATCCGTCTCCGCCCCGAGGTCGCGACCGCTTCCGCCGTGACGCCTGGCCTCGCGTCATCGCCACCCTCGACCCCGTCGACGACTTCGAGCGGATCTCGGTCATCAACGCCCGGTACGAGTTCCCGTGGGACATCCAGCAGGCGTTGAGCTTCGCGCTGTTCCGGACGTTCGCGGTGCCGTCGATCGGGGTGCTGCTGCACGAGACCCACGAGTTCACCGCACGCACCCAGAAGCGGCACGACGACACCGTGCTCGTGCTCGACGCGGTGATCGAGCACGGGCTCGAGTCGCCGGGCGGCCGCGGCGCCGTCCGCCGCATGAACAAGATGCACGGGTCGTACGACATCAGCAACGACGACATGCGCTACGTGCTGGCGACGTTCGTCGTCACGCCGGTGCGATGGATCGCCGACTACGGGTGGCGCGAGCTCAGCCGCGCCGAGGTCGAGGCCTCGACACGTTCGTACACGCGGATGGGCGAGCTGATGGGCATCAAGGACATCCCGGCCTCGTACGAGGAGTTCGAGACGCTGCTCGACGACTACGAGCGCAAGAACTTCGCGTTCGACGCGCGCTCACGCGAGGTCGCCGACGCGACGCTCGACCTGCTGTGCTCGTACTACCCCAAGGTGCTGCGTCGCGGGGTCGAGGTCTTCTCGCGGGCGATCATGGACGACCACGTGCGTGAGGCCTTCGGTTATGCGACGCCGCCTCGCGCGGTGGTCGCGCTCTCGAGGGGCGCGCTCAAGCTGCGTGGCCGGTTGCTGCGGCTCGCGCCGCCACGGTCGAAGCCGTCGCGTCCCGAGGACCGCGGGGTCGTGCGGACGTACCTGCCCGGCGGCTACCGGATCGAGGATCTCGGCACGCATGTCGAGTGA
- a CDS encoding DapH/DapD/GlmU-related protein: MSSELSTYELALEWWRKQRWYGRATRPLNRARLTVELARRRAYARGAVYGEALEMLRDGRLEVGPQVFLEPGVWITGGPDARIVIGEGTFLNLGVMVAASQRVEIGAHSMIANGCLITDSAHRFDDPGVPVPWQGFTSKGPTVIGDNCWLGANVVVTSGVTIGERCVIGANSVVTRDVPAFSVAAGAPTQVVRTISYD, from the coding sequence ATGTCGAGTGAGCTCAGCACGTACGAGCTCGCCCTCGAGTGGTGGCGCAAGCAGCGCTGGTACGGCCGGGCGACGCGCCCGCTGAACCGCGCGCGGCTCACGGTGGAGCTGGCGCGCAGGCGTGCGTACGCCCGAGGAGCCGTGTACGGCGAGGCGCTCGAGATGCTGCGCGACGGGCGCCTCGAGGTCGGGCCGCAGGTGTTCCTCGAGCCGGGCGTCTGGATCACCGGGGGCCCGGACGCGCGGATCGTGATCGGCGAGGGGACGTTCCTCAACCTCGGAGTCATGGTCGCGGCGTCGCAGCGTGTCGAGATCGGGGCGCACAGCATGATCGCGAACGGGTGCCTGATCACGGACTCGGCGCACCGGTTCGACGATCCCGGGGTGCCCGTGCCGTGGCAGGGCTTCACGTCGAAGGGGCCGACGGTGATCGGCGACAACTGCTGGCTCGGCGCCAACGTCGTCGTGACGAGCGGTGTGACGATCGGCGAGCGGTGCGTGATCGGCGCGAACTCCGTCGTCACGCGGGACGTGCCGGCGTTCTCGGTCGCCGCGGGTGCCCCGACGCAGGTCGTGCGGACGATCTCGTACGACTGA
- the clpS gene encoding ATP-dependent Clp protease adapter ClpS produces the protein MVQVSTPAPIELDEPETDEVTELDRPWVTIVWNDPVNLMSYVAYVFKNYFGYSDAKAHELMMKVHNDGRAVVSSGPREEMERHVQAMHEYGLWATLQREDA, from the coding sequence ATGGTGCAGGTGAGCACGCCAGCGCCGATCGAGCTCGACGAGCCGGAGACCGACGAGGTCACCGAGCTCGACCGACCGTGGGTCACCATCGTCTGGAACGACCCGGTCAACCTGATGTCGTACGTGGCCTACGTGTTCAAGAACTACTTCGGCTACTCCGACGCCAAGGCGCACGAGCTGATGATGAAGGTGCACAACGACGGCAGGGCCGTGGTCTCGTCCGGCCCGCGCGAAGAGATGGAGCGGCACGTGCAGGCGATGCACGAGTACGGCCTGTGGGCGACCCTCCAGCGGGAGGACGCGTGA
- a CDS encoding MoaD/ThiS family protein, producing the protein MAIEVRVPTILRTYTDGEKKVSAAGDSVSALIEDLEANHSGIKDRLVEDGQPRRFVNIYVNDEDIRFSGGLETPLSDGDVVVILPAVAGGSR; encoded by the coding sequence ATGGCCATCGAGGTCCGAGTCCCCACCATTCTCCGCACCTACACCGACGGCGAGAAGAAGGTGTCCGCCGCCGGTGACTCGGTCAGCGCGCTGATCGAGGACCTGGAGGCGAACCACTCCGGCATCAAGGACCGGCTGGTCGAGGACGGCCAGCCGCGTCGCTTCGTCAACATCTATGTCAACGACGAGGACATCCGGTTCTCCGGCGGCCTCGAGACGCCGCTGTCCGATGGCGACGTCGTCGTGATCCTGCCCGCGGTCGCGGGCGGTTCGCGCTGA
- a CDS encoding Mov34/MPN/PAD-1 family protein — MLTIDQATYDAIIAHARRDHPDEACGVVAGAVGSDLPTRFAPMVNAAMSPTFYEFDSTDLLRLYQEMDDNDEEPVVVYHSHTATEAYPSRTDVNLAGEPGAHYVLVSTRDGAHESGPVEFRSYRIVDGEVTEEEVKVVERYDDVSTRSKEADV; from the coding sequence ATGCTGACCATCGACCAGGCGACCTACGACGCGATCATCGCGCACGCCCGTCGGGACCATCCCGACGAGGCCTGCGGCGTGGTCGCGGGGGCCGTCGGATCCGATCTGCCGACGCGCTTCGCGCCGATGGTCAACGCGGCGATGTCGCCCACGTTCTACGAGTTCGACTCGACCGACCTGCTGCGGCTCTACCAGGAGATGGACGACAACGACGAGGAGCCCGTCGTCGTCTACCACTCGCACACCGCGACCGAGGCCTACCCATCCCGTACGGACGTCAACCTCGCCGGTGAGCCCGGGGCCCACTACGTCCTCGTGTCGACCCGTGACGGCGCACACGAGTCCGGCCCCGTCGAGTTCCGGTCGTACCGGATCGTCGACGGTGAGGTCACCGAGGAAGAAGTCAAGGTCGTTGAACGTTACGACGACGTAAGCACCCGTTCGAAGGAAGCAGACGTCTGA
- a CDS encoding nicotinate phosphoribosyltransferase, producing the protein MTSTALLTDHYELTMLQAALADGTAERRSVFELFARRLPDGRRYGVVAGIGRILDAIEAFRFTDDDLAFLRETSVVDEPTLAWLADYRFSGDVWGYAEGETYFPQSPVLVVEGTFGEAVVLETVLLSILNHDSAIASAAARMIVAAGDRPCIEMGSRRTHESAAIASARAAYVGGFSTTSNLAAGRRYAIPTTGTSAHSFTLLHDTERDAFTSQVESLGVGTTLLVDTYDVAEAVRLGIEVAGTDLGAVRLDSGDLPLLAKQVRRQLDDLGATATKIVVTSDLDEYAIAGLAAAPVDGYGVGTSLVTGSGHPTCGFVYKLVARADGLGADATMVSVAKASKDKISIGGRKYVLRRLDDRGTATAEVIGIGEAPEGDHNDRPLLVPLVRDGERVHDEPLDVARDRLRASLAELPLQARQLSRGEPAIPTVFEGTASEGAR; encoded by the coding sequence GTGACCTCCACCGCCTTGCTCACGGACCACTACGAGCTGACGATGCTCCAGGCAGCGCTCGCCGACGGCACCGCTGAGCGGCGCTCGGTGTTCGAGCTGTTCGCACGCCGGCTGCCCGACGGGCGGCGCTACGGCGTGGTCGCAGGGATCGGACGGATCCTCGACGCGATCGAGGCGTTCCGGTTCACCGACGACGACCTCGCGTTCCTCCGCGAGACGTCCGTCGTGGACGAGCCGACACTCGCGTGGCTGGCCGACTACCGGTTCAGCGGCGACGTGTGGGGGTACGCCGAAGGCGAGACCTACTTCCCGCAGTCCCCCGTCCTCGTCGTCGAGGGCACCTTCGGCGAAGCCGTGGTTCTCGAGACGGTGCTGCTCTCGATCCTCAATCACGACTCGGCGATCGCCTCGGCGGCGGCGCGCATGATCGTGGCCGCCGGCGACCGCCCGTGCATCGAGATGGGCTCGCGGCGCACCCACGAGAGTGCCGCGATCGCCTCGGCCCGCGCCGCGTACGTCGGCGGATTCTCGACGACGTCCAACCTTGCGGCCGGGCGCCGTTATGCGATCCCGACCACGGGGACGTCGGCGCACTCGTTCACGCTGCTGCACGACACCGAGCGCGACGCCTTCACCTCCCAGGTCGAGTCGCTGGGCGTCGGCACGACGCTGCTGGTGGACACGTACGACGTCGCGGAGGCGGTACGCCTCGGCATCGAGGTCGCGGGCACCGACCTGGGCGCCGTACGCCTCGACTCCGGCGACCTGCCGCTGCTGGCCAAGCAGGTCCGGCGCCAGCTCGACGACCTCGGCGCGACGGCGACGAAGATCGTCGTGACCAGCGACCTCGACGAGTACGCGATCGCCGGACTCGCCGCGGCGCCGGTCGACGGGTACGGGGTCGGCACATCGTTGGTCACCGGCTCCGGACACCCCACGTGCGGCTTCGTCTACAAGCTCGTCGCGCGGGCCGACGGTCTCGGCGCGGACGCGACCATGGTGTCGGTCGCGAAGGCCAGCAAGGACAAGATCTCGATCGGCGGCCGCAAGTACGTCCTGCGTCGACTCGACGACCGCGGCACAGCGACGGCGGAGGTCATCGGCATCGGCGAGGCCCCCGAGGGCGACCACAACGACCGCCCGCTGCTGGTGCCGCTCGTCCGTGACGGCGAGCGGGTCCACGACGAGCCGCTCGACGTGGCCCGTGACCGGCTCCGCGCCTCGCTGGCCGAGCTACCCTTGCAGGCGCGGCAGCTGTCGCGGGGGGAGCCTGCGATCCCGACTGTCTTCGAGGGCACGGCGAGCGAGGGAGCACGATGA
- a CDS encoding FAD-binding oxidoreductase, producing MSNDAFVQALVDALGEVVVTDPDRLASYRTDRAMFCDAGTPCAVVLARETADVAEAVRVAAAHGVPVVAQGARSGLSGAANAVDGGLVIALERMDRVLEIDADERLVVTQPGVFNADLSRAVAEQGLFYPPDPSSWEFCTIGGNLATNSGGLCCVKYGVTTDYVLALEVVLASGEVLRTGRRTVKGVAGYDLTRLFVGSEGTLGIITEATLRLRPAAHRPRTLAATFGSVHDAAEGIAAITRSAVIPNLLELIDGTSLHAVNDAFHLGFEEEVGALVLAQSDAAGLAGEEEIAEIAGHLRGAGAYDVVLAADEAEAALLLTARREVLTAFEAMGTTMVDDVCVPRNRIADLVDGVEEIAAKREVVVGVVGHAGDGNFHPCVIFDADDPDEAARARSAFDDIMVLGLALGGTITGEHGVGVLKRELLARELGPVGMAVQRAVKDALDPQGLLNPGKVL from the coding sequence ATGTCCAACGACGCGTTCGTGCAGGCACTGGTCGACGCGCTCGGTGAGGTCGTCGTGACGGACCCGGACCGGCTCGCCTCGTACCGCACCGACCGGGCGATGTTCTGCGACGCCGGCACGCCGTGCGCGGTCGTGCTGGCCCGCGAGACCGCCGACGTCGCCGAGGCGGTGCGAGTCGCAGCGGCGCACGGAGTCCCGGTCGTCGCGCAGGGGGCGCGCAGCGGGCTGTCCGGTGCGGCCAACGCCGTCGACGGGGGCCTCGTGATCGCACTCGAGCGGATGGACAGGGTCCTCGAGATCGATGCCGACGAGCGCCTCGTGGTCACGCAGCCCGGTGTCTTCAACGCTGACCTGTCGCGCGCCGTCGCGGAGCAGGGGCTGTTCTATCCGCCGGACCCCAGCTCGTGGGAGTTCTGCACGATCGGCGGCAACCTCGCGACCAACTCGGGCGGCCTGTGCTGCGTGAAGTACGGCGTGACCACGGACTACGTCCTCGCGCTCGAGGTCGTCCTCGCGTCGGGCGAGGTGCTGCGGACCGGACGCCGTACGGTCAAGGGCGTCGCCGGGTACGACCTGACGCGGCTCTTCGTCGGGTCGGAGGGCACGCTCGGCATCATCACCGAGGCGACGCTGCGGCTGCGGCCCGCCGCGCACCGTCCACGGACCCTCGCGGCGACGTTCGGCTCGGTCCACGACGCCGCCGAGGGGATCGCCGCGATCACCCGCTCGGCAGTGATCCCCAACCTGCTCGAGCTGATCGACGGGACCAGCCTGCACGCCGTGAACGACGCGTTCCACCTCGGCTTCGAGGAGGAGGTCGGCGCGCTCGTCCTCGCCCAGTCCGACGCGGCGGGGCTCGCGGGAGAGGAGGAGATCGCCGAGATCGCCGGCCACCTGCGCGGCGCGGGAGCGTACGACGTGGTGCTCGCCGCCGACGAGGCGGAGGCGGCGCTGCTGCTCACGGCGCGCCGCGAGGTCCTCACCGCGTTCGAGGCGATGGGCACGACGATGGTCGACGACGTCTGCGTGCCGCGCAACCGGATCGCGGACCTGGTCGACGGCGTCGAGGAGATCGCCGCGAAGCGCGAGGTGGTGGTCGGTGTGGTCGGCCACGCGGGAGACGGCAACTTCCACCCGTGCGTGATCTTCGATGCCGACGATCCGGACGAGGCCGCGCGTGCGCGCTCCGCCTTCGACGACATCATGGTGCTCGGTCTCGCGCTCGGCGGGACCATCACCGGCGAGCACGGCGTGGGCGTCCTCAAGCGCGAGCTGCTCGCGCGCGAGCTCGGCCCGGTGGGGATGGCAGTGCAGCGCGCGGTCAAGGACGCGCTCGATCCGCAGGGCCTCCTCAATCCGGGCAAGGTCCTCTAG
- a CDS encoding isochorismatase family protein: protein MSKALVVVDVQKDFCEGGSLAVAGGADVAERIAKLVADGGYDIVVATKDHHIDPGTHFSEAPDFVDSWPPHCVVGTEGNALHEPLREDMFAAVFEKGQFDAAYSGFEGTATGSEDALDAWLRDRGVDAVDVVGIATDYCVRATALDAAANGFATTVLMDLTAPVSEANLAKTRADLDAAGVILA, encoded by the coding sequence ATGAGCAAGGCACTGGTCGTGGTGGACGTGCAAAAGGACTTCTGCGAGGGCGGCTCGCTCGCCGTCGCCGGGGGCGCCGACGTCGCCGAGCGGATCGCGAAGCTCGTCGCCGACGGCGGGTACGACATCGTCGTCGCGACCAAGGACCACCACATCGATCCCGGGACGCACTTCAGCGAGGCTCCCGACTTCGTCGACTCGTGGCCGCCGCACTGCGTCGTCGGCACGGAGGGCAACGCGCTCCACGAACCGCTCCGCGAGGACATGTTCGCGGCGGTGTTCGAGAAGGGGCAGTTCGACGCGGCCTACTCCGGTTTCGAGGGCACGGCCACCGGGTCCGAGGACGCTCTCGACGCGTGGCTGCGCGACCGCGGCGTGGACGCGGTCGACGTCGTCGGGATCGCGACCGACTACTGCGTACGGGCGACCGCCCTCGACGCGGCAGCGAACGGCTTCGCGACGACTGTGCTCATGGATCTCACGGCTCCGGTGTCCGAGGCCAACCTCGCCAAGACCCGCGCCGACCTCGACGCGGCGGGCGTCATCCTCGCCTGA
- a CDS encoding 2'-5' RNA ligase family protein — protein MVTFVESEPAPEEFGRDAWPLHVTWVPPFDAAEDDVVGALSGVLAGRPPIDTRAVADTWFGRRREVRVAELARVDEIDALHRAMLAALDDVGVDVRAMRHVGDRFRPHVSEQRGRGVEIGAPVRLEDVSLVAMRPDGDARRRRVVRTWPLGGPATP, from the coding sequence GTGGTCACGTTTGTCGAGTCTGAACCTGCGCCGGAGGAGTTCGGCCGCGACGCCTGGCCGTTGCACGTCACGTGGGTCCCGCCCTTCGACGCCGCCGAGGACGACGTCGTCGGAGCGCTGAGCGGTGTGCTCGCCGGCCGCCCGCCGATCGATACCCGCGCTGTCGCCGACACCTGGTTCGGACGGCGCCGCGAGGTCCGCGTCGCCGAGCTGGCCCGCGTGGACGAGATCGACGCCCTGCACCGCGCGATGCTCGCCGCGCTCGACGATGTCGGCGTCGACGTCCGGGCGATGCGGCACGTCGGCGACCGGTTCCGACCCCACGTGTCCGAGCAGCGCGGGCGCGGTGTGGAGATCGGCGCGCCCGTACGGCTCGAGGACGTCTCGCTGGTCGCGATGCGCCCGGACGGCGATGCACGGCGACGACGGGTCGTACGGACCTGGCCGCTCGGTGGCCCTGCGACACCCTGA
- a CDS encoding alpha/beta hydrolase, protein MAAPLPLRTRVFAAIERLVNTPIDQASREEIPARRTRRAKLLASPVGRLVAGAPHPDAQIADRLVEMAPVTIPGVAPETEPVTLRLRVYQPPSPGPEPLPVVVLFHGGGWVLGDPEQDEWLATHLAVMTPCLVVSVAYRLAPEHPYPAAVLDAWAALQWVAEHAGELGGDPAALIVAGDSAGGNLAAVVAAIAVEEGGPRPVAQVLVYPAVEMEAVLPSEVEFADAPVLTSRGMRAFVRLYLDGADPYAPTAAPLHGSLAGARVPALIQIAGHDPLRDNGVAYAEALEGKGGTVTLTDYADTVHGFVSLPGASPSATRARDEIVAFVRAATGGSA, encoded by the coding sequence ATGGCTGCGCCCCTGCCCCTGCGTACGCGCGTGTTCGCCGCGATCGAGCGGCTCGTCAACACGCCGATCGACCAAGCCTCGCGCGAGGAGATCCCGGCCCGCCGGACCAGGCGCGCAAAGCTGCTGGCGAGCCCGGTCGGCCGGCTGGTCGCCGGCGCGCCGCACCCGGACGCCCAGATCGCCGACCGGCTCGTCGAGATGGCTCCGGTGACGATCCCCGGAGTCGCGCCCGAGACCGAACCGGTGACGCTGCGGCTGCGCGTCTACCAGCCGCCGAGCCCCGGCCCGGAGCCGCTGCCGGTCGTCGTCCTCTTTCACGGTGGCGGCTGGGTGCTCGGAGATCCGGAGCAGGACGAGTGGCTCGCGACCCACCTGGCCGTGATGACGCCGTGCCTCGTGGTCTCCGTCGCGTACCGGCTCGCACCCGAGCACCCCTACCCGGCCGCGGTGCTCGACGCCTGGGCCGCGCTCCAGTGGGTCGCCGAGCACGCCGGTGAGCTCGGCGGAGACCCTGCGGCACTGATCGTCGCCGGGGACAGCGCGGGCGGCAACCTCGCGGCCGTCGTCGCCGCCATCGCGGTGGAGGAGGGCGGGCCGCGCCCCGTCGCACAGGTGCTCGTCTACCCGGCGGTCGAGATGGAGGCCGTCCTGCCCTCGGAGGTCGAGTTCGCCGACGCGCCGGTCCTCACGTCGCGGGGGATGCGGGCGTTCGTCCGGCTCTACCTCGACGGCGCCGACCCGTACGCGCCGACGGCGGCGCCGCTGCACGGGTCCCTCGCAGGGGCGCGGGTGCCGGCGCTGATCCAGATCGCGGGGCACGACCCGCTGCGCGACAACGGGGTCGCCTATGCCGAGGCGCTGGAGGGCAAGGGCGGCACGGTGACGCTGACCGACTACGCCGACACCGTCCACGGGTTCGTCAGCCTGCCAGGAGCGTCGCCGTCAGCCACGCGGGCACGGGACGAGATCGTCGCGTTCGTCCGTGCGGCCACGGGCGGCTCGGCCTAA
- a CDS encoding Lrp/AsnC family transcriptional regulator encodes MAPIDDLDAQIVRLFLDEPKIGVLEASRRLGVARATVQSRLDRLAERGVIASWSPTVSPAALGFPVTAFLTLEVVQSAGRPPAADHLASIPEVLEACTITGAGDLWCRVVARSNADLQRVLDAVVSEPSIVRVATVIALQTELAPRVAPLLDATAALDTAVPPTS; translated from the coding sequence GTGGCCCCGATCGACGACCTCGACGCCCAGATCGTCCGCCTGTTCCTCGACGAGCCCAAGATCGGCGTGCTCGAGGCCTCGCGGCGACTCGGCGTCGCCCGTGCGACCGTCCAGTCGCGGCTCGACCGTCTTGCCGAGCGCGGTGTGATCGCCTCCTGGTCACCGACCGTGTCGCCCGCCGCGCTGGGGTTCCCGGTGACCGCGTTCCTCACGCTGGAGGTCGTGCAGAGTGCCGGACGACCACCTGCCGCCGACCACCTCGCATCGATCCCCGAGGTCCTCGAGGCGTGCACGATCACCGGCGCCGGCGACCTGTGGTGCCGCGTCGTCGCGCGCTCCAACGCCGATCTCCAGCGTGTCCTGGACGCGGTCGTCTCGGAGCCGTCGATCGTCCGCGTCGCGACCGTCATCGCGCTCCAGACGGAGCTGGCGCCGCGGGTCGCTCCGCTGCTCGACGCCACGGCGGCCCTCGACACCGCGGTGCCACCCACGTCATAG
- a CDS encoding DUF2017 domain-containing protein: protein MKAFERRKRGRIRAEFEPAEAALLINLLGQIIELLRDRNGPEESSIDPLFGQLGTTGSSLPPEDPVLRRLLPDAYRDDDEAAGDFRRFTERGLSTVKVENAQAVVASLVAGGFDLEDPESSEDPVEVELGDRAAQSWMRALTDIRLALAVRLGIESEEDAEAAAESDDQAVSVVVDIYDWLGFVQESLVSALD, encoded by the coding sequence GTGAAGGCGTTCGAGCGGCGCAAGCGCGGCCGGATCCGGGCAGAGTTCGAGCCGGCCGAGGCGGCGCTCCTCATCAACCTGCTCGGTCAGATCATCGAGCTGCTGCGCGACCGCAACGGGCCTGAGGAGTCGTCGATCGACCCGCTGTTCGGCCAGCTCGGCACGACCGGCTCGTCGTTGCCGCCGGAGGACCCGGTGCTGCGCCGCCTGCTGCCCGACGCCTACCGCGACGACGACGAGGCGGCCGGTGACTTCCGTCGCTTCACCGAGCGGGGCCTGTCCACCGTGAAGGTCGAGAACGCGCAGGCTGTGGTGGCCTCGCTGGTCGCGGGTGGCTTCGATCTCGAGGACCCCGAGAGCTCCGAGGACCCGGTCGAGGTCGAGCTCGGCGACCGTGCTGCGCAGTCGTGGATGCGGGCGCTGACCGACATCCGGCTGGCGCTCGCCGTCAGGCTCGGGATCGAGTCCGAGGAGGACGCCGAGGCCGCTGCCGAGAGCGACGATCAGGCGGTGTCCGTCGTCGTCGACATCTACGACTGGCTGGGCTTCGTGCAGGAGTCGCTTGTCAGCGCGCTGGACTGA
- a CDS encoding fibronectin type III domain-containing protein has translation MRRALAATAAAALVAGALAVIPSPATAGDPAVRPAATIAPAPDRVISGPLTGLQRPVGLAIGPDGRIFVSNFLSGSTLGSVRVFAADAAGDTAPGAVLDSTSPGMSFLTKPAGIVVGTDGRLHMAAYNDNAIRTYAVPASGNGFVMQSAIGAATLISAPNDLATTSPTGLWVTSGGTDEVVRLEVGSTTRLRTLSTSAPLGVAVHGTSLYVSGGNPAAPYVKIFTAGASGPATPSRTISGPATGLEEVGGVAVDRYGRIYVANGADDSVRVFAPGANGNAAPVFVISGAATQIDYPSDLAFDAAGRLWVANDTATGKVLRLPALAAPPVPRPPAPPPRTTAPSKPRALKVTGKTTAKKRTVRWKAPARSGGTRVLRYRVVIKKGKKALLARTVSASTRRLIVKRSKLRTGRLTVHVRAVNAKGAGPYATTRFRVRR, from the coding sequence ATGAGAAGAGCCCTCGCGGCCACCGCCGCTGCCGCCCTGGTCGCTGGCGCCCTCGCAGTCATCCCCTCCCCCGCCACGGCCGGCGACCCGGCCGTACGGCCGGCCGCCACGATCGCCCCGGCCCCCGACCGGGTCATCTCAGGGCCGTTGACGGGCCTGCAACGTCCGGTCGGCCTCGCGATCGGTCCGGACGGACGGATCTTCGTCAGCAACTTCCTCAGCGGGTCGACGCTGGGGTCAGTACGGGTCTTCGCCGCCGACGCCGCGGGCGACACCGCCCCCGGCGCGGTCCTCGACTCGACGTCTCCCGGGATGAGCTTCCTGACGAAGCCCGCCGGCATCGTCGTCGGGACGGACGGCCGACTCCACATGGCGGCGTACAACGACAACGCGATCCGGACGTACGCCGTCCCGGCAAGCGGGAACGGGTTCGTCATGCAGTCGGCGATCGGCGCGGCGACGCTGATCTCCGCACCGAACGACCTCGCGACGACGTCGCCGACCGGCCTGTGGGTGACCAGCGGAGGCACTGACGAGGTCGTCCGCCTGGAGGTCGGCTCCACCACCCGGCTGCGGACGCTCAGCACCTCGGCTCCCCTCGGCGTGGCGGTGCACGGCACGTCGCTCTATGTCAGCGGTGGCAACCCGGCTGCTCCGTACGTCAAGATCTTCACCGCGGGCGCGAGCGGCCCCGCGACGCCGTCGCGGACGATCTCGGGGCCCGCGACCGGCCTCGAGGAGGTGGGCGGCGTGGCCGTCGACCGGTACGGCCGGATCTACGTCGCCAACGGAGCGGACGACTCCGTCCGGGTCTTCGCCCCTGGAGCAAACGGCAACGCCGCGCCCGTCTTCGTCATCAGCGGAGCCGCGACGCAGATCGACTACCCGTCGGACCTTGCGTTCGACGCTGCGGGGCGCCTGTGGGTTGCCAACGACACCGCGACGGGCAAGGTCCTCCGTCTCCCGGCCCTCGCTGCTCCGCCGGTCCCGCGCCCGCCTGCACCGCCGCCCCGTACGACCGCGCCGTCGAAGCCGCGCGCGCTGAAGGTCACCGGCAAGACGACCGCGAAGAAGCGCACCGTCCGCTGGAAGGCACCCGCGCGCAGCGGCGGGACGCGCGTCCTGCGCTACCGCGTGGTGATCAAGAAGGGCAAGAAGGCCCTTCTTGCCCGTACCGTCTCCGCCTCCACGCGGAGGCTGATCGTCAAGCGCAGCAAGCTCCGTACGGGCAGGCTCACGGTCCACGTCCGGGCGGTCAATGCCAAGGGCGCCGGCCCGTACGCGACCACGCGCTTCCGCGTGCGCCGCTAG